One genomic window of Pecten maximus chromosome 3, xPecMax1.1, whole genome shotgun sequence includes the following:
- the LOC117324339 gene encoding uncharacterized protein LOC117324339 → MEAESTPALGHNASPGTHEVTDKSMDPRTSTVRPVHTMVQEPLTFLKPKQEPRASDCDFSCGGFNNGSGTDTGHLDKAGGYFPRPDYLQTNVYTANVRNDSEPSGHFTETNVTMARNIQNSEHFTGSDLMNRTNQESRLNKTDQGDRHDRRQRDFPVHDLGRVDRVSANTTLPSSSSHPVFPTQRVDPYPVYMSPVTPSTTEGIVASHTTAPVHASQNAWETGAKDTDYGNMGFNNNMPDAQMQSQIHELASSLVSMADNMQIPTPTSNSVGFPMTSTGVGQDSQNVMYMTGNVPDVKKRRELSLKTKVDIINNAEGSGKSQRQLAAQFNICKSQVHNILKRKEEIKETYEISPGSDRKRRFIRTENDEINIMTLEWYHRLKQQNVKCVTGKMLQCKAREIAQQLGKTEFKASNGWLESFRKRHKIGPCTTVNRLNTPQFDFTYSGMANNGFFKSAMNNPELWNVYHSQSVPKESIEDPRSSPRSDEEGAAQNLYSYNYNMVLQNRNNNNNDGETEDDKVDRLDDDYNANEDEIYPYTDTNDGATHRIETDSFGKLEVPSNKYYGANTARSLMNFDIGGPSEQMPIPVIHAFGVLKRCAAEVNQEYGLDPVIAKNIMIAAEEVVKGKLDSHFPLVVWQTGSGTQTNMNVNEVISNRAIEIMGGQLGSKSPVHPNDHVNMSQSSNDTFPTAMHIAVAMEINHRLLPGMEKLRASLAAKCEEFTEKKIVKIGRTHLQDATPLTLGQEFSAYVQQMEYGIERVKDTLPRLYKLAAGGTAVGTGLNTRIGFAESVAEKVASYTGLPFVTAPNKFEALAAHDALVEVHGALNTVACSLMKVANDIRMLGSGPRCGIGELILPENEPGSSIMPGKVNPTQCEAVTMVAAQVMGNQVAVTVGGSNGHFELNVFKPMMVKNVLQSVRLIADACLSFSKNCIVGIVANEEKLAKNLNESLMLVTALNPHIGYDNASQIAKLAHKEGLTLKQAALQLELVPEDKFDEWVRPEKMLGPK, encoded by the exons ATGGAGGCGGAATCAACACCTGCGCTTGGTCATAATGCCTCGCCAGGTACACATGAAGTAACTGACAAAAGCATGGACCCACGTACATCGACAGTACGACCTGTCCATACCATGGTGCAAGAACCGTTGACATTTCTAAAACCGAAACAGGAGCCGAGAGCTAGTGATTGTGACTTTTCATGTGGAGGGTTCAACAATGGATCCGGGACTGACACCGGTCATTTAGACAAAGCCGGTGGTTATTTCCCTCGTCCAGACTATCTGCAAACTAATGTGTATACAGCCAATGTTAGAAACGATTCAGAACCGTCAGGACATTTTACAGAAACAAATGTCACAATGGCGAGGAACATACAGAATAGTGAACATTTCACTGGATCCGACCTAATGAACAGAACAAATCAAGAATCTCGCCTTAACAAAACAGATCAAGGTGACAGGCATGATAGACGACAAAGGGACTTCCCAGTACACGATCTTGGGAGAGTAGACAGAGTGTCAGCAAATACAACATTACCCTCTTCCTCATCCCACCCAGTCTTTCCAACCCAAAGGGTAGATCCCTACCCAGTGTACATGTCCCCAGTAACCCCGTCAACTACAGAAGGAATAGTAGCCAGTCATACTACAGCACCTGTTCATGCTTCTCAAAATGCTTGGGAAACTGGGGCAAAAGATACTGACTACGGCAATATGGGATTCAACAATAATATGCCTGATGCCCAAATGCAGTCGCAAATTCATGAACTTGCTAGTTCTTTAGTTTCAATGGCAGACAATATGCAAATTCCTACACCGACTTCAAATTCGGTTGGATTTCCTATGACTTCAACAGGAGTTGGACAGGATTCCCAGAATGTTATGTATATGACTGGTAATGTGCCCGATGTGAAAAAGAGGAGAGAGTTATCATTAAAAACTAAAGTAGACATAATAAACAATGCAGAAGGAAGTGGGAAAAGTCAACGACAACTTGCGGCACAGTTCAATATATGTAAAAGTCAAGTACACAATATACTAAAGAGAAAAGAAGAAATAAAAGAGACGTATGAAATATCACCAGGATCAGACAGAAAGAGGCGATTTATAAGGAcagaaaatgatgaaataaacaTCATGACATTGGAGTGGTACCACcgtttaaaacaacaaaatgtgaAATGTGTCACAGGAAAAATGCTACAGTGTAAAGCAAGAGAAATTGCTCAACAACTAGGAAAAACTGAATTCAAAGCTTCGAATGGATGGCTAGAAAGCTTCAGAAAGAGACATAAAATTGGACCTTGTACAACTGTGAATAGACTGAACACCCCACAGTTTGATTTTACATATAGTGGTATGGCAAATAATGGCTTTTTCAAGAGTGCAATGAATAATCCTGAATTGTGGAATGTCTATCATTCCCAATCTGTTCCTAAAGAGTCTATCGAGGATCCGAGGTCAAGTCCTCGCTCGGACGAGGAAGGAGCAGCCCAGAACTTGTACAGCTATAATTACAATATGGTGTTACAGAAtagaaataacaacaataatgatGGAGAGACAGAGGATGACAAAGTGGATAGGCTTGATGATGATTATAATGCAAACGAAGATGAAATATACCCATACACTGACACAAATGACGGT GCAACACACAGGATAGAGACAGATAGTTTTGGGAAGCTTGAGGTGCCCTCCAACAAATACTATGGGGCCAACACTGCCAGGTCATTGATGAACTTTGACATTGGTGGACCCAGTGAACAGATGCCA ATTCCTGTCATCCATGCCTTTGGTGTACTGAAGAGGTGTGCTGCTGAAGTCAATCAGGAGTATGGCCTTGACCCTGTGATAGCTAAAAATATCATGATAGCTGCTGAAGAG GTTGTGAAGGGAAAGTTGGACAGTCACTTTCCGTTGGTGGTGTGGCAGACTGGCTCAGGAACACAGACCAACATGAATGTTAATGAAGTTATCAGTAATCGTGCCATAGAGATCATGGGTGGTCAACTGGGCAGTAAATCTCCAGTCCACCCTAATGACCATGTCAACATGAGCCAG AGTTCCAATGACACCTTCCCTACTGCGATGCATATAGCTGTTGCCATGGAGATAAACCATAGACTGTTACCAGGGATGGAAAAGCTAAGGGCTTCTCTCGCAGCCAAGTGTGAGGAGTTTACAGAGaagaaaattgttaaaataGGACGGACACATTTGCAG GACGCCACCCCATTGACACTGGGACAGGAATTCAGTGCCTATGTACAGCAGATGGAGTATGGAATAGAGCGAGTCAAGGACACACTACCAAGACTTTATAAACTTGCAGCAG GTGGTACAGCTGTGGGAACTGGGCTAAACACTCGTATAGGATTTGCTGAGAGTGTAGCAGAGAAGGTTGCATCTTACACAG GATTACCATTTGTAACTGCTCCAAATAAGTTTGAGGCTTTGGCTGCCCATGATGCATTGGTGGAGGTCCACGGGGCCCTTAACACAGTGGCTTGTAGTCTGATGAAGGTCGCCAACGATATCAGGATGCTTGGTTCTGGACCCCGATGTGGTATTGGAGAGTTGATATTGCCCGAGAATGAACCAGGCAGCAGTATTATGCCAG GAAAGGTGAATCCTACCCAGTGTgaagctgttaccatggtagctGCCCAGGTGATGGGTAACCAAGTGGCTGTCACAGTGGGAGGAAGTAACGGCCATTTTGAATTGAATGTGTTTAAACCAATGATGGTGAAGAATGTTTTACAATCTGTGCGACTCATCGCTGATGCTTGTTTGTCCTTCTCCAAAAACTGCATTGTGGGTATTGTAGCTAACGAGGAAAAACTTGCCAAAAATCTCAATGAATCCCTCATGTTGGTGACGGCTTTAAACCCACACATCGGATATGACAATGCTTCTCAGATCGCAAAGTTAGCCCACAAAGAAGGCTTAACTTTGAAGCAAGCAGCATTACAACTGGAATTGGTTCCCGAGGATAAATTTGATGAGTGGGTTAGACCAGAGAAAATGTTGGGACCAAAGTAG
- the LOC117324340 gene encoding zinc finger protein-like 1 has protein sequence MGLCKCPKKKVTNIFCFEHRVNVCEYCLVANHAMCIVKSYLQWLQDSDYSPVCTLCTKGLTDGNSKCVRLTCYDVFHWHCLNRYANQMPPNTAPAGYTCPNCNNGIFPAQNVASPVAEELRQMLSQVNWARAGLGLPLIDEPEPPPSPAPPMEVAMEAQQQMVQQTLPMAQSTPLKNELAPASSPTPLRVSPSPSNHTRPSAHVTPQMQHSVISVDTGTTVRGQEKTYGVADPRKLFDSTKEDTSNMFNMSHDHDEDKYKRRPALEWLGKWLKSREGKHRKDPDLMMKRFLFVLIIGLIGFVTVVVIFSKLGRNATDNDPFLDPMANPNIRVNELPKQIN, from the exons ATGGGACTTTGCAAATGCCCAAAGAAGAAAGTAACAAATATATTCTGTTTTGAGCACAGAGTGAATGTCTGTGAATATTGTTTAGTAGCAAACCATGCAATG tgTATTGTGAAGTCATACCTACAGTGGTTACAAGATAGTGATTACAGTCCAGTATGTACGCTCTGTACCAAAGGTTTGACAGATGGCAACAGCAAGTGTGTACGACTCACTTGTTATG ATGTCTTTCACTGGCACTGTCTGAACCGTTATGCCAATCAGATGCCTCCAAACACCGCCCCTGCTGGTTATACCTGTCCTAATTGTAACAATGGGATATTTCCAGCTCAAAATGTAGCATCACCTGTGGCTGAAGAATTAAGACAAATGCTATCTCAGGTGAACTGGGCAAGAGCAGGACTTGGACTTCCACTG ATTGATGAACCAgaaccaccaccatcaccagCACCCCCAATGGAGGTTGCCATGGAAGCACAACAACAGATGGTGCAGCAAACATTGCCCATGGCACAGAGTACACCATTAAAGAATGAACTAGCACCAGCTTCTTCACCAACTCCTTTAAGGGTGTCACCTTCTCCCTCAAACCACACAAGGCCCAGTGCCCATGTGACACCCCAGATGCAACACAGTGTGATTAGCGTTGACACAGGTACCACAGTGAGAGGACAAGAAAAGACTTACGGTGTCGCAG ACCCAAGAAAATTGTTTGATTCAACAAAGGAGGACACAAGTAATATGTTTAACATGTCACATGATCATGATGAAGACAAGTATAAAAGAAGACCTGCATTGGAATGGCTAGGCAAATGGCTCAA GTCTCGTGAAGGAAAGCACAGGAAGGACCCAGACTTGATGATGAAGCGGTTCCTGTTTGTCTTAATTATTGGACTCATTGGATTTGTTACAGTTGTTGTGATTTTCTCAAAACTGGGACGCAATGCTACAGACAATGACCCTTTCCTGGATCCTATGGCTAATCCAAATATAAGAGTCAATGAATTACCAAAACAGATTAATTAG